In the Lascolabacillus massiliensis genome, one interval contains:
- a CDS encoding DUF4185 domain-containing protein — MSPEKNRNYWILIAFAIITIIISSCSKEEGSDEPYIPVDEISSAETDLIPDKETKTVSTLLQFKNLDNIDYLVINKSGGESYSEKISRSELSSSYLFTYQVRASDPDFFRLILKAVYLDGNISKDISLNVDNRWGFFIRNVSRIARVTGAPVSGETFPSPNNTLNWNVGGTDLGIVWEMESGKYGIFFGDTFGRDFKPNPTNPGPNGGSWRSNVLAFSEDKNLDDGLTFSSMATDARGDAREIIYGGKDASGNGDWTSIPTAAIRANGADYVHYFNMRNWAGWITNYSGMYKSTDNGLTWEKCEGVTFSSNSPFGQGGYFKKDGYVYMIGTQTGRDSKAALARFREADIENRDQYEYWNGSSGQWIKGDENLATVIIDDKVGELSFIYSETFNKWFIAYFNGDRYNITMRTAEQITGPWSEPYELAAGKDYAQLYGSYFHPLSVNGDNLYFLMSMWMPYNVFLMKAEIADMGNF; from the coding sequence ATGAGCCCGGAAAAAAATAGAAATTATTGGATACTTATAGCCTTTGCTATCATTACGATAATTATATCGTCCTGTAGCAAAGAAGAAGGCAGTGATGAGCCTTATATTCCGGTTGATGAGATCTCGTCGGCCGAAACCGATCTCATACCCGACAAGGAGACAAAAACTGTTTCCACACTTCTCCAGTTTAAAAATCTTGACAATATTGATTATCTGGTCATTAATAAGAGTGGAGGAGAAAGTTATTCGGAAAAGATCAGCCGGAGCGAACTCTCTTCCTCTTATCTTTTTACATACCAAGTGAGAGCTTCTGATCCTGATTTTTTCAGATTGATACTGAAAGCTGTTTATCTGGATGGAAATATCTCTAAAGATATTTCACTGAATGTAGATAACCGGTGGGGCTTTTTTATCCGTAATGTGAGCCGGATAGCACGTGTGACCGGTGCCCCGGTATCCGGAGAGACATTCCCCAGTCCCAATAATACATTAAACTGGAATGTGGGTGGGACCGATCTGGGCATTGTCTGGGAAATGGAATCGGGTAAATATGGGATATTCTTTGGGGATACCTTCGGTCGGGATTTCAAACCGAACCCCACCAATCCCGGACCTAACGGAGGTAGTTGGAGAAGTAATGTGCTGGCTTTTTCAGAAGATAAAAACCTGGATGACGGGTTGACCTTCAGCAGTATGGCGACCGATGCCAGGGGAGATGCCCGTGAAATTATATATGGCGGGAAGGACGCTTCGGGTAATGGCGACTGGACTTCTATTCCCACAGCAGCCATTCGCGCCAATGGAGCTGATTATGTCCATTACTTCAATATGAGGAACTGGGCCGGCTGGATCACTAATTATTCGGGAATGTACAAGTCGACCGATAACGGACTGACATGGGAGAAGTGTGAAGGAGTTACCTTCTCCTCCAATAGTCCCTTTGGACAAGGTGGATATTTTAAGAAAGACGGATATGTATATATGATCGGCACACAAACCGGGCGGGACAGCAAAGCGGCTCTTGCCCGGTTTCGTGAAGCTGATATTGAGAACCGGGATCAGTATGAATATTGGAACGGCTCTTCCGGGCAATGGATCAAAGGAGATGAAAACCTGGCAACCGTCATTATAGATGATAAGGTGGGTGAGTTGTCGTTCATCTATAGTGAGACATTTAACAAGTGGTTCATTGCTTATTTCAATGGCGACAGGTATAATATCACCATGCGTACAGCGGAACAGATTACCGGCCCCTGGAGTGAACCTTATGAACTGGCCGCGGGAAAGGATTATGCGCAATTATACGGATCTTATTTTCATCCCCTGTCCGTAAACGGCGACAACCTCTATTTCCTGATGTCGATGTGGATGCCGTACAATGTTTTTTTGATGAAAGCCGAAATAGCAGATATGGGGAATTTTTGA